In one Prosthecobacter debontii genomic region, the following are encoded:
- a CDS encoding heparinase II/III domain-containing protein, with translation MKSLTSISWYVSRLRAMTPVEMAHRVVEKWQRATEASFFSSLEGADPGPADARVPRLPDRGSATAELRQQLAVDAVTLQQGQWQLFGWREVAVGSPPCWHRDPVCGVVIDPEQPAYRLNHRHLPDGADVRSIWEINRWTEMTRLVMHGWLNDDLDAIRTAQLWLEDWCERNAPGMGVNWTSPLEAALRLINFTWLDALIQDTPLPEEGVGPIIRETQERLAQRIVPAHAAWVWRCRSVGSSANNHLLGELAALVLTAARWPQVAAVACSTEAAWALLEAEILHQFAPDGGSREQALHYHLFAFELALQAARTVGCKAGPVYERLLHAMDFFHSAAHGKEAWDFGDNDDAQVLPSTLKRESAGAEWREWMEGKSGALQFWLGLPPALVEEEQGWRVHPDSGLVVFRKGWMARLDASALGFGNLAAHGHCDALHLSLWDGDHALLIDPGTGGYYGYPELRRELAAWTAHNGPRPPSGYRTPVRLGPFLQRRPHEVPRLELLASGALAKLTHEGLSFQRHVAVDDSGITVTDLELHGKPLTVSWIWAPECKVVKEEARTLRITRGASTWLFTVEGAGGELRSQSARVSRAYSKQETAEVWEITVAAGRLTWRVTRS, from the coding sequence ATGAAGTCTCTCACGTCTATCTCCTGGTATGTCTCTCGACTGCGGGCCATGACGCCTGTGGAGATGGCCCACCGGGTGGTGGAAAAATGGCAGCGAGCTACAGAGGCGAGCTTCTTCAGCAGCCTCGAGGGGGCCGATCCTGGACCTGCCGACGCACGGGTGCCGCGGCTGCCTGATCGAGGTTCAGCGACGGCAGAGCTGCGCCAGCAATTGGCTGTGGATGCCGTCACGCTCCAGCAAGGGCAATGGCAGCTTTTCGGTTGGCGCGAGGTCGCCGTGGGCTCACCGCCCTGTTGGCATCGCGATCCGGTGTGTGGGGTGGTGATTGATCCCGAGCAACCGGCGTACCGTCTGAACCATAGGCACTTGCCTGACGGGGCGGATGTGCGCAGCATCTGGGAGATCAACCGCTGGACGGAAATGACACGGCTGGTCATGCATGGCTGGCTGAATGACGATCTCGATGCCATCCGCACCGCTCAGCTCTGGCTGGAGGATTGGTGTGAGCGCAATGCTCCCGGCATGGGGGTCAATTGGACGAGCCCGCTGGAGGCAGCGCTGCGCTTGATCAATTTCACTTGGCTAGACGCTCTGATTCAAGACACGCCCTTGCCAGAGGAAGGCGTGGGGCCGATCATCCGCGAAACTCAAGAGCGACTGGCGCAGCGGATCGTCCCAGCGCATGCAGCCTGGGTCTGGCGCTGTCGCTCGGTGGGATCTTCCGCCAATAATCATTTGTTAGGTGAGCTGGCGGCGCTCGTATTGACCGCAGCGCGCTGGCCGCAGGTGGCTGCCGTGGCCTGTTCCACAGAGGCGGCTTGGGCTTTGCTGGAGGCGGAGATCTTGCATCAGTTCGCGCCGGATGGAGGCTCTCGGGAGCAGGCTCTGCATTATCATTTGTTTGCTTTCGAGTTGGCCCTTCAGGCTGCTCGAACCGTCGGTTGCAAGGCAGGGCCTGTTTATGAGCGGCTTTTGCATGCGATGGATTTCTTCCACTCGGCGGCTCATGGCAAGGAGGCCTGGGACTTCGGTGACAACGACGATGCTCAGGTGCTGCCGTCGACTTTAAAGCGGGAGTCTGCCGGGGCGGAATGGCGTGAGTGGATGGAAGGGAAATCGGGGGCTTTGCAATTCTGGTTAGGCCTGCCCCCGGCGCTCGTCGAAGAAGAACAAGGCTGGCGCGTGCATCCAGACAGCGGACTGGTGGTTTTTCGCAAGGGCTGGATGGCGCGGTTGGATGCATCCGCACTCGGTTTTGGAAATCTGGCCGCTCATGGGCACTGCGATGCACTCCACCTTTCCCTCTGGGATGGCGATCATGCCTTATTGATCGATCCTGGCACGGGGGGGTATTACGGTTATCCCGAGCTGCGGCGGGAACTGGCCGCTTGGACTGCGCACAATGGTCCCCGGCCTCCGAGTGGCTATCGCACACCCGTTCGTCTGGGGCCGTTTCTCCAGCGGCGTCCCCATGAAGTGCCCCGCTTGGAATTGCTGGCCAGTGGTGCTTTGGCCAAGCTCACGCATGAGGGGTTGTCGTTTCAGCGGCACGTCGCGGTGGATGACTCCGGCATCACGGTGACGGACCTCGAACTGCACGGCAAGCCCCTAACCGTCTCGTGGATCTGGGCTCCCGAATGCAAGGTGGTGAAGGAGGAGGCCCGGACGCTGAGGATTACACGAGGTGCCTCCACGTGGCTGTTCACGGTGGAGGGGGCAGGTGGGGAATTGCGGAGCCAATCGGCGCGTGTTTCAAGGGCTTACTCGAAGCAGGAAACCGCAGAGGTCTGGGAGATCACGGTGGCCGCAGGCAGGCTCACTTGGCGGGTGACCAGGAGTTAG
- a CDS encoding PHP domain-containing protein has product MNPDCTSRWLRAELHCHTTASSDGMITPDGLLKAAALQKLDAIAITDHDTTEGAFEFQRWFRRKGSDTHILIGEERTLSNKCHLIGLFLQKPLVSADYQAVVGEIHEQGGLVLVPHPLRAKDGLLGPRGLNLSELAQADAFELHNAKGSGEDNQRTAPVLSASGCAVFGGSDAHYEADVGQCVNEIAPCGGDLHATVRAMFSRTTAFRILARAQSSNSGERKYAPAYYAVKKYLAVPKPLLPWAKQAYRLYWNARRGGQAHALQEIFSYPASVHA; this is encoded by the coding sequence ATGAACCCAGACTGCACATCACGCTGGCTGCGTGCAGAGTTGCACTGTCATACCACCGCCTCCAGCGATGGCATGATCACTCCTGATGGGTTGTTAAAAGCGGCTGCGCTTCAGAAGCTGGATGCGATTGCCATCACCGATCACGATACCACGGAGGGGGCTTTTGAGTTTCAGCGTTGGTTCCGGCGGAAAGGCAGTGACACCCACATCTTGATCGGTGAGGAGCGGACGCTCTCGAACAAATGCCACCTCATCGGCTTGTTTCTTCAAAAGCCTCTCGTTTCAGCCGACTATCAGGCGGTCGTGGGTGAGATTCATGAGCAGGGGGGCTTGGTTTTGGTGCCGCACCCTCTGCGGGCTAAAGACGGTTTGTTAGGCCCTCGCGGGCTGAACCTGAGCGAGCTGGCTCAAGCGGATGCGTTTGAACTTCATAATGCCAAAGGCAGCGGCGAGGATAATCAGCGCACGGCTCCGGTGCTATCCGCGAGCGGCTGTGCCGTCTTTGGCGGCAGTGATGCGCATTACGAGGCGGATGTGGGGCAGTGTGTGAATGAGATCGCACCGTGCGGAGGTGATCTGCATGCCACCGTGCGGGCAATGTTTAGCCGGACCACCGCCTTTCGCATCTTGGCCCGAGCCCAGAGCTCGAACTCCGGCGAGCGCAAATATGCCCCGGCTTATTACGCGGTGAAAAAATACCTCGCGGTGCCGAAGCCCTTGTTACCTTGGGCTAAGCAAGCCTACCGACTCTATTGGAATGCCCGCCGAGGTGGGCAGGCTCACGCGCTCCAAGAAATCTTTTCTTACCCAGCTTCCGTCCATGCATAA
- a CDS encoding GntP family permease, with translation MISLSLVALGLIIVVLALLGLRLHAFLAMMLAAFVVAVVTPQDALVSYASQQQVLGKMTAVEATKFAATTPPERVMKAFGETCASMGLLICMASIMGKSLLDSGAAMRIVQSLLGLFGRARAHIAFVLTGFSLAIPVYFDAVFYLLMPIGKAMTKATGGNYLLYILTIIAGATMAHSLVPPTPGPLFAAKELGVDVGTMMVGGLIVGLFTASFGLAYAVWANRRWKIELPVEDAQAVDAAASGPLPSLALSILPIVVPIVLITWGSLQAKTPWYADSNLALSAGAIISLCLLAWQKRHGDVATQGGLQEVVQGAIMSGATVLLITAAGGAFGSTLRQTGVAEVIQNLGAGASKFWALPICFLITTLVRTAQGSATVAMITAAPLARAFMESGGLPFHPVYLALAVGCGSKPVPWLNDSGFWIITRMSGMTETQTLKIVTPMMSLMGVVGLPVVMIGAWLLPMR, from the coding sequence ATGATTTCTCTCAGTCTTGTTGCCCTCGGCCTTATTATTGTTGTGCTCGCCTTGCTGGGGCTGCGTCTCCACGCATTCCTTGCCATGATGCTGGCCGCATTTGTCGTGGCGGTGGTTACCCCTCAGGATGCGCTGGTGTCCTACGCTAGCCAGCAGCAGGTTCTCGGCAAGATGACCGCAGTGGAGGCGACCAAGTTCGCCGCGACTACTCCACCGGAGCGTGTGATGAAGGCTTTTGGCGAAACCTGTGCCAGCATGGGGCTACTGATTTGTATGGCTTCCATCATGGGAAAGAGCCTTTTGGATTCTGGGGCGGCCATGCGGATTGTGCAGAGTTTGCTGGGGCTTTTCGGACGTGCACGGGCGCACATTGCTTTCGTGTTGACCGGATTCAGCCTGGCAATACCGGTTTACTTCGACGCGGTGTTTTACCTGCTCATGCCCATTGGTAAGGCCATGACCAAGGCCACGGGGGGGAACTACCTGCTTTACATCTTAACCATCATTGCCGGTGCCACCATGGCCCATTCCTTGGTGCCTCCCACTCCGGGGCCGCTGTTCGCCGCAAAGGAGTTGGGGGTGGATGTAGGAACGATGATGGTGGGCGGGCTGATCGTGGGACTGTTTACAGCGTCTTTTGGTCTCGCTTATGCGGTGTGGGCGAACCGGCGTTGGAAGATTGAGTTGCCCGTGGAGGACGCTCAGGCTGTGGATGCCGCCGCCAGTGGTCCGTTGCCTTCCTTGGCCTTATCGATTCTGCCGATCGTGGTGCCCATCGTGCTTATTACTTGGGGCTCCCTGCAGGCGAAGACACCTTGGTATGCGGATAGCAATCTAGCCCTCTCGGCAGGTGCGATCATCAGTTTGTGTCTGTTAGCCTGGCAGAAGAGGCATGGCGATGTCGCGACTCAAGGCGGACTCCAGGAAGTGGTGCAAGGGGCTATCATGTCTGGAGCCACCGTGCTTTTGATTACAGCGGCGGGTGGAGCGTTTGGCAGCACGCTGCGTCAGACCGGGGTGGCGGAAGTTATTCAGAATCTAGGCGCTGGTGCCTCGAAGTTTTGGGCGCTGCCCATCTGCTTTCTCATCACCACTCTGGTGCGCACGGCCCAGGGGTCTGCGACGGTGGCCATGATCACGGCAGCCCCGTTAGCCCGTGCCTTCATGGAGTCTGGAGGTCTGCCTTTTCACCCGGTGTATTTAGCTCTTGCTGTCGGTTGTGGTTCGAAACCGGTCCCGTGGCTCAATGACAGTGGCTTTTGGATTATCACTCGGATGAGTGGAATGACGGAGACCCAGACCCTTAAGATTGTCACCCCCATGATGTCGCTCATGGGGGTTGTCGGGCTACCCGTCGTCATGATCGGCGCTTGGCTGCTGCCCATGCGCTAA
- a CDS encoding bi-domain-containing oxidoreductase codes for MLQLAQYQDGRLELQDVPAPVPPPGGILVRTTCSVISPGTEKMKVEQARMSLLQKAKARPDQVKKVLDTARTLGWQAAMEKVRNRLESPTPLGYSAAGVVVAVDEGNSRFRVGDRVACGGAECAFHSEMIAVPDLLAARIPEGVEDWQAAYTTLAAISMQAVRQAGCQLGERVLVVGQGLVGLLATRLLQASGVRVMAVDYVPDRLSIASQMGAECTINPGQTKAADAVREWTDGQGVDTVLLCVGGQGREAADMAIECLRERGVMVIVGIYDAELSWKTAYMKDIQVRYSRSYGPGRYDPEYEWAGRDYPFGYVRWTENRNFEACLQLMQSGRLDLTPVTTRRAAFAGAVAVYDALMKPGNTDIGVVLEYEKAADVPLVSPQGVASEIPVIGPTRLTSGHAPLLDVIGAGNFVRTMLLPHLKEQVKLGAIVNGTGLSARHVKEKFGFAQAETDAAVALLGRGNAVLIGTRHHLHAPLVIESLKAGRHVFVEKPLCLTRDELAQIDASMVVGTGSVMVGFNRRFAPATVEMKAVLKAIPGPKTLAYHVFAGALAPDHWYANVEQSGGRVLGEACHFFDYACHLLGRPVRVIAQTLGRPDFPDSVTAQIEFEEGSSAQIIYSAEGDYAFPKETFRVFATGLVVECENFQKLTWYRNRKKTVNTYRSKGHAEEMRAWSAFLNSEKDHPLLYPEARQSMLLTFAALDSLRQGCAIAV; via the coding sequence ATGCTTCAGCTTGCTCAATATCAAGACGGTCGTCTGGAACTCCAAGACGTGCCAGCACCGGTGCCACCTCCTGGGGGCATCCTGGTGCGCACGACCTGCTCGGTGATCTCTCCCGGCACTGAGAAGATGAAGGTCGAGCAGGCGCGCATGTCTCTACTGCAAAAGGCCAAGGCACGCCCCGATCAGGTGAAAAAGGTGCTAGATACCGCCCGCACTCTGGGCTGGCAGGCGGCGATGGAGAAGGTGCGCAATCGCCTGGAATCTCCGACCCCGCTAGGATACTCGGCTGCCGGCGTGGTGGTGGCGGTGGATGAAGGGAATAGCCGCTTCCGCGTGGGGGACCGTGTGGCCTGTGGGGGGGCTGAGTGCGCCTTTCATTCGGAGATGATCGCGGTGCCTGACCTGCTGGCGGCGCGGATTCCTGAGGGCGTGGAGGACTGGCAAGCGGCCTACACCACGCTCGCGGCCATTTCCATGCAGGCAGTTAGGCAAGCTGGGTGTCAATTGGGGGAGCGGGTGCTTGTCGTTGGACAGGGGCTGGTAGGCCTGTTAGCCACCCGTTTACTGCAAGCCTCAGGCGTGCGCGTGATGGCGGTGGACTATGTGCCCGACCGACTCAGTATTGCTTCTCAAATGGGAGCTGAATGCACCATCAATCCCGGGCAGACGAAGGCGGCGGATGCTGTGCGGGAGTGGACCGATGGGCAGGGTGTGGATACCGTGCTGCTGTGCGTAGGTGGGCAAGGCCGTGAGGCGGCGGACATGGCCATCGAATGCCTGCGCGAGCGCGGGGTCATGGTCATCGTCGGGATCTACGATGCCGAGCTCTCCTGGAAGACTGCTTACATGAAGGACATCCAGGTGCGTTATTCCCGCAGCTACGGTCCTGGTCGTTACGATCCTGAGTATGAATGGGCGGGTCGAGATTATCCTTTTGGTTATGTGCGCTGGACGGAGAATCGCAATTTCGAGGCCTGCCTCCAGTTGATGCAGTCAGGTCGTTTGGACCTCACCCCCGTGACGACACGGCGGGCTGCCTTCGCGGGGGCTGTGGCGGTGTATGATGCGCTGATGAAACCGGGCAATACGGATATCGGCGTGGTGCTGGAGTATGAAAAAGCCGCTGATGTTCCGCTGGTGTCGCCCCAGGGCGTTGCCTCGGAGATTCCCGTGATAGGCCCGACGCGTCTAACCTCTGGGCACGCCCCTTTACTGGATGTGATCGGAGCTGGGAACTTCGTGCGCACGATGTTGCTGCCTCATCTGAAGGAGCAGGTGAAGTTGGGCGCGATTGTCAATGGCACCGGCTTGAGCGCCCGACATGTGAAAGAGAAGTTTGGTTTCGCCCAAGCCGAGACCGATGCTGCGGTGGCCTTATTGGGTCGTGGAAATGCGGTGCTGATCGGCACCCGACATCATCTGCATGCGCCTTTGGTGATTGAATCGCTGAAAGCGGGACGGCATGTGTTTGTCGAAAAACCGCTCTGCCTGACCCGAGATGAATTGGCGCAGATTGATGCCTCGATGGTCGTTGGAACTGGTTCTGTGATGGTGGGGTTCAACCGTCGGTTTGCACCTGCCACCGTGGAGATGAAGGCCGTGCTGAAAGCGATCCCGGGTCCCAAGACGCTGGCTTATCATGTCTTCGCAGGCGCGCTGGCACCGGACCATTGGTATGCCAATGTGGAGCAGAGCGGTGGGCGTGTGCTCGGTGAAGCCTGTCATTTCTTTGATTATGCCTGCCACCTGCTGGGCAGACCGGTCAGAGTGATCGCGCAAACATTGGGACGCCCCGACTTCCCGGACAGTGTGACAGCTCAGATCGAGTTTGAAGAGGGCTCGTCCGCCCAGATCATCTATTCGGCGGAAGGGGACTACGCTTTTCCCAAGGAGACCTTCCGAGTCTTTGCCACCGGCCTGGTCGTGGAATGTGAAAACTTCCAGAAGCTGACGTGGTATCGGAATCGCAAAAAGACCGTGAACACTTATCGCAGCAAAGGCCACGCGGAGGAGATGCGGGCCTGGTCGGCTTTTCTCAATTCAGAGAAAGATCACCCGCTTCTTTACCCCGAAGCCCGGCAAAGCATGCTCTTGACGTTTGCAGCGCTGGACAGCTTGCGCCAGGGGTGTGCCATTGCTGTCTGA
- a CDS encoding alpha/beta hydrolase, with amino-acid sequence MLFGLISCGKAQVSVPANIEVRHDVPYADTKNSRQTLDLFLPKTKSEQPLPLIISIHGGGWSSGDKTDAFVGILHLLLQEGKFAGASINYRLTNETRWPEQIYDCKAAIRWLRAHAKELNIDPQKFGVIGGSAGSHLACLLGTSGDVAELEGNLGADLTTSSRVQCVVNICGPINFLTIGQYPSDISWNEAKSIGGKLLGGAIPALQEVARQASPITYITTDDPPFLSAHGTRDTIVPFEQATEFNQALKKAGVPQVLIIGKDGEHAFFHKDVMTRERLFLEKWLLARDHLIAMKDATITIPPKK; translated from the coding sequence GTGCTTTTCGGTCTCATTTCCTGCGGAAAAGCTCAGGTGTCCGTGCCTGCCAATATCGAGGTTCGACATGACGTGCCGTATGCGGATACAAAAAATTCGCGGCAAACTCTGGATCTTTTTCTGCCTAAAACAAAAAGTGAGCAACCTCTACCGCTCATTATTTCCATCCACGGAGGCGGCTGGAGCAGCGGAGATAAGACCGATGCGTTTGTCGGTATCCTACATCTGCTCCTACAGGAAGGAAAATTTGCAGGAGCATCAATCAACTATCGCCTCACGAATGAAACTCGATGGCCGGAACAAATCTATGACTGCAAGGCAGCGATCCGCTGGCTGCGTGCCCATGCAAAAGAACTAAACATCGATCCTCAAAAATTCGGTGTCATCGGCGGCTCTGCTGGTAGCCATCTAGCCTGTTTGCTCGGCACCAGTGGAGATGTAGCTGAATTGGAAGGAAATCTCGGGGCTGATCTAACCACGAGTAGCAGGGTGCAGTGTGTGGTCAACATCTGCGGTCCCATCAATTTTCTAACCATCGGCCAATACCCGAGTGATATCTCATGGAACGAAGCCAAATCCATTGGCGGTAAGCTGCTTGGAGGGGCCATTCCAGCCTTGCAGGAAGTAGCACGCCAAGCTTCGCCGATTACCTATATCACGACGGATGATCCGCCCTTTCTTTCCGCACATGGCACTCGTGATACCATCGTTCCGTTTGAGCAGGCCACCGAGTTCAATCAGGCGTTGAAAAAAGCCGGAGTGCCGCAGGTTCTCATCATTGGTAAAGATGGCGAGCATGCCTTCTTTCATAAAGACGTAATGACGCGTGAACGACTTTTTTTGGAGAAGTGGCTGCTTGCTCGGGATCACCTGATTGCGATGAAAGATGCCACTATCACGATTCCTCCGAAAAAATGA
- a CDS encoding aminotransferase class I/II-fold pyridoxal phosphate-dependent enzyme produces the protein MHKKSIRKLAQLHGWWTYQSFLKRTDSWSEEKRQAWIHHQLQQTLVGAYEGTRYYAETFKACGFDPRTDFQGPQTLAQLPVLTKEIVRERFEDLVDARYRRLSAYAETSGTTGNPMRMLLNEGYIALDYACMYQMWAQAGYRFRDPFLALRSYVPSKAGDPLWIHDKAQNTLFMSAYHFSPRNAAEYMEAIEAFQPKFIRSYPSSLMVLAEYLERTGRSLPWVKGLFTASETLAPREREIIERVFGQILFDWYGMTEPTLVAYEGTDHDGLNIVWQYGHAEFRPDDTLAPGDCRLISTSLQNPVMPFIRYDTGDIVTRHASENEDTLYPRKLARVQGRKDDVILTPDGRRLPSVNFYSVFRSAPGVVRFQIVQFGASDIVVNIETTDPAFDRHPGFLTVKEEMRSRFGDSMHVEYRINQRFETNRDGKTPVVLRRRANKAVEERKEYAISSQAAWARARAGEPVLKLDWNESDALTSELVRERLSALVQDPHSIIWYPEAYPESLHQALAQHHRVEAAQLLATHGSDMALAYLTQCYVTVGDKVMIVAPGYDNFRAVAEQRGAITTHFMHEGEGDFPLNKFLTSIREETPRLIYLTNPNNPIGYCLSPENITKICAAAAEVSALVIVDEAYAEFAEHDAVPLIGQLSNLILVRTFSKAFGLAGLRVGYLLADASVIDTIKRVANPKHLTTFAQVAAETALEDWPRIRAHVDAVKVERRRFIEFLRAHSVKCFDSYGNFVLLQTPDAVELARWLETQGILVRDRSGHLSQSVRVTIGGRESTDRLIAMFERYWQEKACSPAVEEA, from the coding sequence ATGCATAAGAAGTCCATTCGCAAGCTGGCGCAGCTCCACGGTTGGTGGACGTATCAGTCGTTTTTAAAACGCACGGATTCCTGGTCGGAGGAAAAGCGACAGGCTTGGATTCATCATCAGCTCCAACAGACTCTGGTGGGGGCGTATGAAGGCACGCGTTATTATGCCGAGACCTTCAAAGCCTGCGGGTTCGATCCTCGCACCGATTTCCAAGGGCCGCAGACCCTGGCGCAACTGCCGGTGTTGACGAAGGAGATCGTGCGGGAGCGCTTCGAGGATCTTGTGGATGCTCGCTATCGCAGGCTGAGCGCTTATGCCGAGACCAGCGGCACGACGGGGAATCCCATGCGGATGTTGCTGAATGAAGGCTACATCGCACTGGATTATGCCTGCATGTATCAGATGTGGGCTCAGGCAGGATATCGGTTTCGGGATCCCTTTTTGGCCTTGCGCAGTTATGTGCCTTCGAAAGCCGGAGATCCTTTGTGGATTCATGATAAAGCGCAGAACACACTGTTCATGTCGGCGTATCATTTTTCACCTCGGAACGCCGCCGAATACATGGAGGCCATCGAAGCCTTCCAGCCCAAGTTCATTCGCAGTTACCCTTCCTCGTTGATGGTGCTGGCGGAGTATCTGGAACGCACCGGCAGGAGTCTGCCTTGGGTGAAAGGGCTCTTCACAGCTTCAGAGACCCTGGCACCGAGAGAGCGGGAGATCATCGAGCGTGTCTTTGGCCAGATCCTGTTCGATTGGTATGGCATGACGGAGCCAACCTTGGTGGCCTATGAAGGCACGGATCACGACGGACTGAACATCGTTTGGCAATATGGGCATGCGGAGTTCAGGCCGGACGACACCTTGGCTCCTGGGGATTGCCGTTTGATTTCGACGAGCCTGCAAAATCCGGTGATGCCCTTCATTCGCTATGATACGGGGGATATCGTGACGCGGCATGCCTCGGAGAATGAGGACACGCTTTATCCACGCAAGCTTGCCCGCGTGCAGGGGCGGAAAGACGACGTGATTCTGACTCCCGATGGGCGGCGTTTGCCTTCGGTTAACTTTTACTCCGTCTTCCGCTCAGCGCCTGGCGTGGTGCGTTTCCAGATCGTCCAATTTGGGGCGTCAGACATCGTGGTGAATATCGAAACGACGGACCCGGCTTTTGATCGGCATCCTGGGTTCCTCACGGTGAAGGAGGAGATGCGCTCACGATTCGGTGACTCCATGCATGTGGAGTATCGGATCAATCAACGTTTTGAGACTAACCGTGATGGCAAGACCCCGGTGGTGCTTCGTCGGCGGGCCAATAAGGCCGTGGAGGAACGGAAGGAATACGCCATTTCCTCGCAGGCGGCCTGGGCACGCGCGCGGGCTGGAGAACCGGTCTTGAAGCTGGATTGGAATGAATCGGATGCTCTGACGTCGGAGCTCGTTCGCGAGCGGTTGTCAGCCCTGGTGCAGGACCCTCACTCCATCATTTGGTATCCTGAGGCCTATCCAGAATCCTTGCATCAAGCGCTGGCCCAGCATCACCGGGTCGAGGCGGCTCAATTGCTGGCCACGCACGGCTCCGATATGGCGCTGGCTTACCTCACTCAATGTTATGTCACGGTGGGGGATAAGGTGATGATCGTGGCGCCTGGCTATGATAACTTTCGAGCGGTGGCTGAGCAGCGGGGAGCGATCACCACGCACTTCATGCACGAAGGGGAAGGGGACTTTCCGCTGAATAAGTTCCTGACCTCCATTCGGGAGGAGACTCCGCGTCTGATCTACCTGACCAACCCGAATAACCCGATTGGTTATTGCCTGAGTCCAGAGAACATCACCAAGATCTGTGCTGCGGCTGCGGAGGTTTCGGCCTTGGTCATTGTGGATGAAGCCTACGCGGAGTTTGCTGAGCATGATGCAGTGCCTCTGATCGGACAGCTTTCAAACCTCATCCTTGTGCGCACCTTTTCGAAAGCCTTCGGTCTGGCAGGACTGCGCGTGGGCTACCTGCTGGCAGATGCCTCCGTGATCGACACGATCAAACGAGTCGCCAATCCCAAGCACCTTACCACCTTTGCTCAAGTGGCAGCGGAGACCGCGCTGGAAGACTGGCCCCGCATTCGTGCCCATGTGGATGCGGTGAAGGTTGAGCGACGTCGCTTCATCGAGTTCTTACGGGCACATAGCGTGAAGTGCTTTGATTCGTATGGCAACTTCGTCCTGCTTCAAACACCCGATGCTGTGGAACTCGCGCGCTGGCTGGAGACGCAGGGCATCCTGGTTCGAGATCGTTCCGGGCATCTCTCCCAGAGTGTGCGTGTGACGATCGGAGGCCGAGAGAGCACGGATCGACTCATCGCCATGTTTGAACGATACTGGCAGGAGAAAGCGTGTTCCCCTGCTGTTGAGGAGGCTTGA